A window from Sphingobacterium hotanense encodes these proteins:
- the plsY gene encoding glycerol-3-phosphate 1-O-acyltransferase PlsY, whose protein sequence is MISIYLVGIVILAYLFGSIPTAVWFGQAFYGVDVREYGSGNAGATNTFRVLGKKAGSVVMFVDILKGWTATNLPYLLDSSVVGNHDAPQFVNFQLALGVIAVLGHLFPIFAGFRGGKGVATLFGMVLAIHWPAALCCVTVFLLVLFIFHYVSLGSILAGFTFPFSIAFIFKTTVPSVLLYGIAICALILVTHQKNIERLLKGKESKIYLFKKKSSG, encoded by the coding sequence ATGATTTCAATCTATCTCGTAGGAATAGTCATATTAGCATATTTATTCGGATCAATCCCTACGGCGGTTTGGTTTGGACAAGCGTTCTATGGTGTTGATGTTAGAGAGTATGGTAGTGGGAATGCTGGAGCAACCAATACATTTCGTGTTCTCGGAAAAAAAGCAGGCTCGGTCGTGATGTTTGTCGACATCTTGAAGGGCTGGACTGCAACCAATTTACCTTATTTGTTAGATAGCAGCGTGGTTGGAAATCACGATGCCCCACAATTTGTCAATTTTCAGTTGGCACTTGGCGTTATTGCGGTATTAGGACACTTGTTCCCGATATTTGCGGGGTTCCGTGGAGGAAAGGGCGTAGCAACATTATTTGGGATGGTTTTGGCAATACATTGGCCGGCCGCCTTATGCTGTGTCACTGTCTTCCTTTTAGTATTATTTATATTCCATTACGTTTCGCTAGGTTCCATTCTAGCAGGATTTACCTTTCCATTTAGTATTGCCTTTATTTTCAAGACCACGGTGCCTTCGGTTTTGTTGTACGGCATTGCTATCTGTGCCTTGATTTTAGTGACTCATCAAAAGAACATCGAACGCCTACTCAAAGGCAAAGAGTCTAAAATATATTTATTCAAGAAAAAATCATCTGGTTAA
- a CDS encoding M48 family metallopeptidase: protein MKRIFKYTAMLMLGASIAGCATSAITGRKYLKLVDSQQINDQAALAYKDFLSKNNSKVVTGTAAATQVKRVGSNIAVAANQYLKQLGLADKFNFNWEFNLIESPDVNAWCMPGGKVAVYTGILPVAKNDAGLATVMGHEIAHAIEEHSVSQYSNAMAAQYGAQILGAAGAMSNSKYIGIFNQLYGIGYQVGSLRFSRNDELAADKAGLILMAMAGYDPNESIKFWERMAQGKSGNPPEWLSTHPSDARRIAQLQAMIPEVMKYYKK, encoded by the coding sequence ATGAAAAGAATTTTTAAATATACGGCCATGTTAATGTTGGGGGCGTCGATTGCAGGATGTGCAACATCAGCAATCACTGGTCGTAAATACCTGAAATTGGTAGATTCTCAACAGATTAATGATCAAGCTGCACTTGCCTATAAAGACTTTTTAAGCAAAAACAACTCGAAAGTAGTTACTGGTACTGCTGCAGCAACCCAGGTAAAACGCGTTGGTAGTAATATCGCCGTGGCTGCAAACCAGTACTTAAAACAATTAGGACTTGCAGATAAATTTAACTTCAACTGGGAGTTTAACTTGATCGAGAGCCCGGATGTGAATGCATGGTGTATGCCAGGCGGTAAAGTAGCGGTTTATACCGGTATCCTTCCGGTAGCGAAGAATGATGCTGGACTAGCAACGGTAATGGGCCATGAAATTGCGCATGCAATTGAAGAACACTCCGTTTCTCAGTATTCAAATGCCATGGCTGCACAATACGGAGCACAGATTTTAGGTGCCGCAGGTGCTATGTCTAACAGCAAATACATCGGTATCTTCAACCAATTGTATGGTATTGGCTATCAAGTAGGTTCATTAAGATTCTCCAGAAACGACGAATTAGCAGCAGATAAAGCAGGTCTTATTCTTATGGCGATGGCAGGTTATGATCCAAATGAGTCTATCAAATTCTGGGAAAGAATGGCACAAGGTAAGTCAGGAAACCCACCAGAGTGGTTAAGTACTCACCCTAGCGATGCTCGTCGTATTGCACAGTTGCAAGCGATGATTCCAGAAGTGATGAAATATTATAAGAAATAA
- a CDS encoding ABC transporter permease/M1 family aminopeptidase, translating into MFSTIFTFEVTRWFKQPVFYVYCVIYFALAYFTTIAALGAFDAVSATTSTPVYVNSPLNIAGFFNSFSTLIYFLLPTIIGAAVYRDYLYHVHNLLFSYPLDKLSYLSAKFLSALLVVSFVAILTILGYYMAQFHPGIDKSMLGPNRIEAYFSGFLLVVLPNFLLFGSIIFALVTFSRNIYVGFVFVLILLLLQSVLDIATQDADNRYLVALLDPFGFQPITYYTKYWSVEEQNNNLLPMSGVMLYNRLIWTGLAVLILGLVYYKFSFSQLGISFTRSKSSERVTKNNFGSIIKIDLPKVGISHSFFSNLKLSWRLSHIDFKYVVKNWTFIILLLIAALFVLAVMSVGGMLYGTVTYPVTWQVLQTMGGIYSFFLVIMILLFAGMLIQRDQQSNMKLLIDSTSVPNWVLLTSKYIALMKMTIVVLIISMLTGIIYQTYNGYFKFEIGHYLYELFILDYLKYLVLIGFALFIHGFFRNYFVGFIVCLIIVLGIPFLSRIGIEQAIYKFNNGASYHYSDMNGYADIRHYLYYRLYWLLFTGVLFALTLLFWRRGIISNVKDRLQQFALRFKAPIVIPALLSLIAFVGLGYAIYYVNNVVSTRYSNKEKELQQVDYEKKYRHFQDLPMPRLVSVFAKVDITPKDRHLKAEGNFVYVNKTEQPIDSMFMRFNGSVKTEVKLDRQIKNTVKDSILEVNIYHLQEPLMPGDSLKIKYQLTSLSNTFLMDRSLILENGTFFNNSVFPSLAYEDGVELVDNRVREKYKLAPRDRMADPRDSSKLRNTYISKDADWIDFEAIVSTSPDQIAIAPGYLQKEWEENGKKYFHYKMDSPILNFYSFISAKYEVKKEKVNGKNMEIYYHKGHDYNLDRMMASIKKSLGYYESNFSPYQFNQLRIIEFPSTHGTFAQAFANTVPFSESIGFIAKVDDENPNAVDYPYSVVAHEFAHQWWAHQVIGANVKGATMMSESLSEYSSLKVLEHTYGKGQMRKFLKDALDQYLMGRASEQLKENPLMLNENQQYIHYNKGSLVMYAMSDYLGENAFSSMLKEYIAKTAFQNPPYTTSIEFVDVLRKHTPDSLQYLIKDMYETVTLYDNAIENASIKPLKDGKYEVSMDFKVSKYRTDEKGKRSYEDVKGTKLSEKMKDSDKRSVESLPLRDYVDVAIFGSPKKQGKYEHEHALLEKRVKVDRIKNRLTFVVNEKPIAVGVDPYNKLIDTDSNDNRHTF; encoded by the coding sequence ATGTTTAGTACCATCTTTACTTTCGAAGTAACACGCTGGTTTAAACAGCCTGTTTTCTATGTCTATTGTGTTATTTATTTTGCCTTAGCTTACTTTACGACGATTGCTGCGTTGGGTGCATTCGATGCCGTTTCTGCGACGACATCGACTCCTGTATATGTCAATTCGCCACTAAATATCGCGGGGTTCTTCAATAGTTTTTCTACGTTGATTTACTTCCTATTGCCGACTATTATTGGCGCGGCAGTATATAGGGATTATCTCTATCACGTACATAATCTATTATTTTCTTATCCGCTAGATAAGTTAAGTTACCTGTCGGCGAAATTTCTCAGTGCATTGCTGGTTGTCAGTTTTGTAGCCATCCTTACCATATTGGGTTATTATATGGCTCAATTTCATCCAGGAATCGATAAGAGTATGTTGGGGCCAAATCGTATAGAGGCATATTTCAGTGGATTTCTATTGGTTGTTTTGCCGAACTTTCTTTTGTTCGGAAGTATCATTTTTGCGTTAGTAACCTTCAGCCGAAATATCTACGTTGGATTTGTGTTCGTGCTGATCTTATTGTTATTGCAATCGGTGCTTGATATTGCTACGCAGGATGCGGATAATCGTTATTTGGTTGCTCTGTTAGACCCATTTGGATTCCAGCCTATTACCTATTATACAAAATACTGGAGCGTTGAAGAGCAGAACAATAACCTATTACCCATGTCGGGCGTTATGCTTTACAACCGACTTATTTGGACGGGGCTGGCAGTGCTGATCTTAGGCTTGGTTTATTATAAGTTCTCATTCTCACAATTGGGGATCAGCTTCACACGTTCGAAGTCTTCTGAACGGGTTACGAAAAATAACTTTGGTAGCATAATCAAGATTGATCTGCCAAAGGTCGGCATATCGCATTCTTTTTTCAGCAATTTGAAGTTGAGCTGGCGACTGAGCCACATCGATTTCAAGTATGTGGTTAAGAATTGGACGTTCATTATTCTGTTGCTGATAGCGGCATTATTCGTATTGGCGGTGATGTCTGTCGGAGGTATGCTGTATGGTACGGTTACTTATCCCGTTACATGGCAAGTCTTGCAGACCATGGGTGGAATATACAGTTTTTTCCTCGTGATCATGATCTTGTTGTTCGCCGGAATGCTCATACAGCGGGATCAACAAAGCAATATGAAATTGCTTATTGACTCGACGTCTGTTCCGAACTGGGTGTTATTGACTTCCAAGTATATCGCTTTGATGAAGATGACCATCGTTGTCCTCATCATTAGTATGCTGACCGGTATTATCTATCAAACTTATAATGGTTATTTCAAATTCGAGATTGGACATTATTTATACGAATTGTTTATCCTCGATTACTTGAAATATCTGGTATTGATAGGTTTTGCGTTATTTATCCATGGGTTCTTCCGCAATTATTTTGTAGGGTTTATCGTGTGCTTAATCATTGTCTTAGGCATCCCATTCCTGTCTAGAATTGGTATCGAGCAGGCAATCTATAAATTCAATAACGGCGCTAGCTATCACTATTCAGATATGAATGGTTATGCAGATATCCGTCATTATTTATATTATCGATTATATTGGTTGTTGTTTACAGGTGTATTATTTGCCTTGACATTATTGTTCTGGCGCCGCGGTATCATCTCCAACGTGAAGGATAGATTGCAACAATTTGCACTGCGTTTTAAAGCGCCAATTGTAATCCCGGCGCTGTTGTCGTTGATTGCTTTTGTTGGTTTAGGTTATGCGATTTACTATGTAAATAACGTTGTTTCGACTCGCTATTCCAACAAAGAGAAGGAATTGCAGCAGGTAGATTATGAGAAAAAGTACCGACATTTCCAAGATCTGCCTATGCCGCGCTTGGTTAGTGTATTCGCAAAGGTCGATATAACACCAAAAGACCGACATCTTAAGGCGGAGGGCAATTTTGTTTATGTGAATAAGACGGAGCAGCCTATTGACTCGATGTTTATGCGATTTAATGGATCTGTGAAGACTGAGGTTAAATTGGATCGTCAGATTAAAAATACGGTTAAGGATAGTATTTTGGAAGTCAACATCTATCATTTGCAGGAACCTTTGATGCCTGGTGATTCTTTGAAAATTAAGTATCAACTTACTAGTCTTTCGAATACCTTCTTAATGGATCGCTCGTTGATTTTAGAAAATGGAACATTTTTTAATAACTCCGTTTTTCCATCTTTAGCATATGAAGATGGGGTAGAGCTTGTGGATAACAGAGTCCGTGAGAAGTATAAATTGGCACCACGCGATCGTATGGCAGATCCTCGCGACAGTAGCAAATTGAGGAATACCTACATCTCGAAAGATGCAGATTGGATAGACTTTGAAGCGATCGTTAGTACAAGTCCGGACCAGATTGCGATTGCGCCAGGATACTTGCAGAAGGAGTGGGAAGAGAATGGCAAGAAGTACTTCCATTATAAAATGGATAGTCCGATCCTTAACTTTTATTCGTTTATTTCGGCGAAGTATGAGGTAAAGAAAGAGAAGGTGAATGGCAAGAATATGGAGATTTACTATCACAAAGGACATGATTATAATCTAGACCGTATGATGGCTTCGATCAAAAAATCTTTGGGCTATTACGAGTCGAATTTCAGCCCATATCAGTTCAATCAATTACGTATTATTGAGTTTCCTAGTACGCACGGTACGTTTGCACAAGCCTTTGCGAATACAGTTCCATTTTCCGAGAGCATTGGTTTTATTGCTAAAGTAGACGATGAAAATCCGAATGCAGTAGATTATCCGTACTCGGTTGTGGCGCATGAGTTTGCGCATCAATGGTGGGCGCATCAGGTAATCGGGGCGAATGTGAAGGGTGCTACCATGATGTCAGAGTCTTTATCAGAATATAGTTCTCTAAAAGTGTTGGAGCATACCTATGGTAAGGGGCAGATGCGTAAGTTTTTGAAGGATGCCTTAGACCAATATTTAATGGGGCGCGCGAGCGAACAGTTGAAAGAGAACCCGTTGATGTTGAATGAAAATCAACAATACATTCATTATAACAAGGGATCGTTGGTGATGTATGCCATGAGCGATTATTTAGGGGAAAACGCGTTCAGCAGCATGCTCAAGGAATATATTGCGAAGACAGCGTTTCAAAACCCACCTTATACGACTTCAATCGAGTTTGTGGATGTACTAAGAAAGCACACGCCGGATTCGCTGCAATACTTGATCAAAGATATGTACGAGACAGTAACGCTTTACGATAATGCCATCGAAAATGCTAGCATTAAGCCACTCAAGGATGGTAAATATGAGGTGAGCATGGACTTTAAGGTGTCGAAATATCGCACGGATGAGAAGGGAAAGCGCAGTTATGAAGATGTGAAGGGAACGAAGCTTTCGGAGAAGATGAAAGATAGTGATAAGCGTTCCGTGGAATCATTGCCTTTGCGCGATTACGTTGATGTCGCGATTTTTGGATCGCCGAAGAAGCAGGGGAAGTATGAGCACGAACATGCGCTTTTAGAAAAGCGGGTTAAAGTGGATCGTATCAAAAATCGATTGACCTTTGTTGTAAATGAGAAGCCCATCGCGGTAGGTGTTGACCCATATAACAAATTGATTGATACAGATTCTAATGATAATCGTCATACATTTTAA
- the gpmI gene encoding 2,3-bisphosphoglycerate-independent phosphoglycerate mutase, which yields MSSEQKRVALLILDGLGYGKDDNSNAVLAAKTPYLDYLLATYPNSKLEASGEAVGLPAGQMGNSEVGHMNLGAGRTVYQELGRINKAANEGIFNSDLTLEKAFDYAKENNKKVHFIGLLSDGGVHSHILHLKALCDAAKNAELGNDQVFIHAFLDGRDTDPNGGVGYMRELNQHLVSSVGTVASAIGRYYAMDRDNRWERVKEAYDLLTKGLGTPSTDMVASIEASYANEVTDEFVKPIVMVKPDGTPIATIENGDVVICYNFRTDRGREITIALTQQEFPEYNMHPLDLYYVTMTSYDDTFKGVKVIFQKDNLTKTLGETLSAQHKTQVRIAETEKYPHVTFFFSGGREEQFEGESRILIPSPKVATYDLQPEMSAQGIADAICEDMQVNHPDFICLNFANPDMVGHTGVFEAVVKAVEKVDSVTKQVVDQGLKEGYSFIILADHGNSEFMLNEDGSVNTAHTTNLVPCILIDNEYKHIKNGKLGDVAPTVLKMMNLEIPLEMNGDVLVY from the coding sequence ATGAGTTCTGAGCAAAAAAGAGTAGCATTATTAATCCTGGATGGATTAGGCTACGGAAAAGATGACAATTCAAACGCTGTATTAGCTGCAAAAACTCCATACCTAGACTACTTACTAGCAACTTATCCAAATTCTAAACTGGAAGCCTCTGGTGAAGCCGTAGGTTTACCCGCAGGACAGATGGGTAACTCGGAGGTTGGACATATGAATCTTGGTGCAGGACGCACTGTTTACCAAGAGTTGGGCCGCATTAATAAAGCTGCAAACGAAGGGATATTCAATTCAGATTTAACATTAGAAAAAGCGTTTGACTACGCTAAGGAAAATAATAAAAAGGTACATTTCATCGGATTGCTATCTGATGGAGGGGTGCACTCACATATCTTACACTTAAAAGCGCTATGTGATGCTGCAAAGAATGCTGAACTAGGAAATGATCAGGTTTTCATACATGCTTTCTTAGATGGACGTGATACAGACCCTAATGGCGGTGTTGGCTATATGAGAGAGTTAAATCAGCATTTAGTGTCTTCGGTGGGTACCGTGGCTTCCGCCATAGGACGGTATTATGCGATGGACCGCGATAATCGTTGGGAGCGAGTGAAAGAAGCTTATGACTTACTTACAAAAGGATTGGGTACTCCCTCTACAGATATGGTTGCGTCGATTGAAGCTTCCTATGCCAATGAAGTAACTGATGAGTTCGTAAAGCCTATCGTTATGGTGAAACCAGACGGCACCCCTATCGCAACGATAGAAAATGGTGATGTGGTGATTTGCTATAACTTTAGAACAGACCGCGGCCGCGAAATCACGATCGCATTAACACAACAGGAATTTCCTGAATATAATATGCATCCTTTGGACTTATATTATGTGACGATGACATCATATGATGATACGTTCAAAGGTGTTAAAGTGATCTTCCAGAAAGATAACTTAACAAAAACTTTAGGAGAAACTTTATCCGCTCAGCACAAAACACAGGTTCGCATCGCCGAAACCGAAAAATATCCACATGTAACATTCTTTTTCTCCGGTGGACGCGAAGAGCAGTTTGAAGGGGAGTCTCGTATCTTGATTCCTTCGCCTAAGGTAGCCACCTACGACTTGCAACCGGAAATGAGCGCGCAGGGAATCGCTGATGCTATTTGTGAAGATATGCAGGTAAATCACCCTGATTTCATCTGTCTAAATTTTGCTAATCCAGATATGGTTGGCCATACAGGTGTATTCGAAGCGGTAGTGAAAGCTGTGGAGAAGGTAGACAGTGTGACGAAGCAAGTGGTAGATCAGGGGCTAAAAGAAGGATATTCTTTTATTATCCTTGCTGACCATGGAAACTCTGAATTTATGTTGAATGAGGATGGCTCTGTTAATACTGCACATACGACGAACTTAGTACCTTGCATTTTAATCGACAACGAGTACAAGCATATAAAGAATGGAAAACTGGGAGATGTCGCTCCTACAGTTCTCAAAATGATGAACTTGGAAATTCCATTAGAAATGAATGGTGATGTATTGGTTTACTAA
- the nadC gene encoding carboxylating nicotinate-nucleotide diphosphorylase, translating into MEKEFKEKLLQFVEDAIREDVGPGDYTTLSTIDETKQGEAQLLVKESGIIAGIEVAKEIFLAIDPNLHFEIFLKDGDAVKYGDIAFRLKGAIHTILKGERLVLNVMQRMSGIATQTAKYVAAIAGTKARVLDTRKTTPLLRFLEKKAVELGGGVNHRFALYDMILIKDNHVDYAGGITAAVNSALSYKSEHNLDIPIEVEVRNFEELKEVIAIGKVDRVMFDNFRPAQVKEAVDLVNGQLVTEASGGITLDTIAEYAKQGVDFISVGALTHSVKSLDLSLKAKLI; encoded by the coding sequence ATGGAGAAAGAATTTAAAGAAAAGCTATTGCAATTTGTTGAAGACGCAATAAGAGAGGATGTTGGGCCTGGAGACTATACCACTCTTTCTACTATTGATGAAACAAAGCAAGGTGAAGCTCAGCTATTAGTTAAGGAATCGGGGATTATTGCCGGTATTGAAGTAGCTAAGGAAATATTTTTAGCCATTGATCCTAACTTACATTTCGAAATATTTTTAAAGGATGGCGACGCGGTGAAATACGGAGATATCGCATTTCGCTTAAAAGGAGCTATCCATACCATACTCAAAGGAGAACGTTTAGTTCTCAATGTCATGCAACGTATGTCTGGTATTGCAACACAAACCGCAAAGTATGTGGCTGCAATCGCGGGTACCAAAGCTCGCGTTCTAGACACGCGCAAAACAACGCCCTTATTGCGTTTCTTAGAAAAGAAAGCCGTTGAATTAGGGGGAGGAGTAAACCATCGTTTTGCGTTGTATGATATGATCCTCATAAAAGATAATCATGTCGACTACGCTGGCGGCATTACTGCTGCTGTTAACTCGGCTTTATCGTATAAAAGCGAGCATAACTTAGATATTCCTATCGAAGTAGAGGTTCGCAACTTTGAGGAGTTGAAGGAAGTTATTGCGATCGGAAAAGTCGATCGCGTTATGTTCGATAACTTCAGACCAGCACAAGTGAAGGAAGCGGTTGATCTAGTAAACGGTCAATTGGTAACTGAAGCTTCTGGTGGAATCACCCTCGATACGATTGCAGAATACGCAAAACAAGGGGTAGATTTCATCTCTGTTGGAGCTCTTACGCATTCGGTTAAAAGTCTGGATTTGAGCTTAAAAGCGAAACTTATTTAG
- a CDS encoding adenine phosphoribosyltransferase codes for MIEDQLKAVIRDIPDFPKPGIVFKDITPLLQHSELVELAVQEFARRLENIEFDVIAGIESRGFLFGFLLAQYMKKPFIPIRKQGKLPYHTVSESYKLEYGQATIEMHEDAFPKGTKVLLHDDLLATGGTVVAASKLIEKVGGSVAGYTFVISLDFLQSAGRLTRFNENIISLVGYQ; via the coding sequence ATGATAGAAGATCAACTTAAAGCCGTGATACGAGATATTCCGGATTTCCCTAAACCAGGTATTGTATTCAAAGACATCACACCCTTGCTTCAACACTCGGAGCTTGTTGAATTGGCAGTTCAAGAGTTTGCTCGTCGATTGGAAAACATAGAGTTTGATGTTATTGCGGGCATTGAAAGTAGAGGCTTTCTTTTCGGCTTTTTATTAGCGCAGTATATGAAAAAACCTTTTATTCCCATTCGCAAACAAGGGAAGCTTCCTTATCATACCGTATCTGAGTCTTATAAGTTAGAATACGGACAAGCTACTATCGAGATGCATGAGGATGCATTTCCTAAGGGGACTAAAGTCCTATTACATGATGACCTTTTGGCCACTGGCGGAACGGTAGTAGCAGCTAGTAAATTGATTGAAAAAGTTGGAGGAAGTGTGGCAGGCTATACATTTGTTATCAGTTTGGATTTTCTACAAAGTGCAGGGCGATTAACACGTTTTAATGAAAATATTATATCTTTAGTGGGTTATCAATAA
- a CDS encoding TerC family protein, with protein MEWLLDPNIWISFLTLTILEIVLGIDNIVFISIQSAKLPVEQQKKARQIGLLLALVMRVGLLFSIKWIMGLTEPFLNLADTLGIEDPQWHRYLTLSGRDLILFIGGLFLIYKATTEIHHKVEGHIEASSGRSKTVTFSSVIIQIIILDLVFSLDSVITAVGMVDQIGVMIAAVIVAVGIMLLSAESISKFVNDYPSVKMLALAFLLLIGVSLTAEAFDQHIPKGYIYFAMAFSVLVEFLNIRAEKKALEQLEKEKNN; from the coding sequence ATGGAATGGCTGCTGGATCCAAACATTTGGATATCTTTTCTAACATTAACAATTCTGGAAATCGTATTGGGTATCGATAATATTGTCTTTATCTCGATTCAAAGTGCAAAATTACCTGTAGAGCAACAGAAGAAGGCTCGACAGATAGGTTTGTTATTGGCGCTAGTTATGCGCGTAGGGCTATTATTCTCGATCAAATGGATTATGGGGCTAACGGAGCCTTTCTTAAATCTAGCTGATACTTTAGGGATAGAAGATCCACAATGGCACCGCTACTTGACATTATCCGGAAGAGATCTCATCTTGTTCATAGGTGGATTATTCTTGATTTATAAGGCAACTACGGAGATTCACCATAAGGTTGAAGGTCATATCGAGGCGAGTTCTGGTAGAAGCAAAACCGTTACTTTTTCCAGTGTGATTATTCAGATCATTATTCTCGATCTAGTGTTCTCATTAGACTCAGTTATTACCGCTGTTGGTATGGTGGATCAGATTGGAGTAATGATTGCTGCGGTGATTGTTGCTGTGGGTATCATGTTGTTATCTGCGGAAAGTATTTCCAAGTTTGTAAATGATTACCCATCTGTTAAGATGCTAGCATTAGCATTCTTACTTCTAATCGGGGTGTCGCTTACTGCAGAGGCGTTCGATCAGCATATACCGAAAGGTTACATCTATTTCGCTATGGCTTTCTCAGTCCTTGTGGAATTTCTAAATATCCGTGCGGAGAAGAAAGCATTGGAGCAATTGGAAAAAGAGAAAAACAATTAA
- a CDS encoding ABC transporter ATP-binding protein, producing MNLTISNLNKTYSNGVKALDNVNLTIGPGMFGLLGPNGAGKSSLMRTIATLQTPDSGDITFGDIDILSDKNALRRVLGYLPQEFGVYPNLSAEELLNYFANLKGISAKADRQKIVTEVLQVTNLYDVRKKSVSGYSGGMKQRFGIAQMLLNNPKLIIVDEPTAGLDPAERHRFLNVLREIGAQHTVIFSTHIVDDVRELCHELAIMNGGRVLFRGSSEEGEKQLNGKIWTKRVERSEFDAANATHNIISSNYNQDNTLNIRVMSDVQPDESFRSVSPILEDVYFVALKNDSINV from the coding sequence ATGAACTTAACGATTAGTAATTTAAACAAGACTTATAGTAATGGCGTGAAGGCGCTAGATAATGTTAATTTGACGATAGGGCCGGGGATGTTTGGTTTATTGGGGCCAAATGGTGCTGGGAAATCATCTCTAATGCGTACTATCGCGACTTTGCAGACACCGGATTCGGGCGATATTACCTTTGGAGATATCGATATATTGAGCGATAAGAATGCGCTTCGTCGCGTATTGGGTTATTTGCCACAGGAATTTGGGGTGTATCCGAACTTATCTGCTGAGGAGCTATTGAACTATTTTGCTAATCTGAAAGGAATCAGTGCTAAAGCCGACCGCCAAAAGATTGTTACGGAAGTATTGCAGGTGACAAATCTTTACGATGTACGTAAGAAAAGCGTGAGCGGATATTCTGGTGGTATGAAGCAACGTTTCGGTATTGCGCAGATGTTGCTGAATAATCCGAAATTAATTATCGTTGATGAGCCGACGGCTGGATTAGACCCAGCGGAGCGCCATCGCTTCTTAAATGTTCTTCGTGAGATCGGAGCACAGCATACCGTTATTTTCTCAACACACATTGTGGATGATGTTCGTGAATTATGCCATGAATTGGCGATCATGAATGGTGGCCGTGTGCTGTTCCGTGGTTCGTCAGAAGAAGGGGAGAAGCAGTTGAATGGTAAGATCTGGACGAAGCGCGTTGAACGCAGCGAGTTTGATGCAGCAAATGCGACACATAATATTATCTCTTCGAACTATAATCAGGACAATACGCTCAACATTCGCGTAATGAGCGATGTGCAGCCTGACGAGTCTTTTCGCTCGGTAAGCCCTATACTAGAAGACGTTTATTTTGTAGCCCTTAAAAACGATAGCATCAATGTTTAG
- a CDS encoding DUF4783 domain-containing protein → MEAFKSNNAKAISNYFGSNVSLSIKSDGGYYSKFQAEMLLSDFFQSNKTSEIKQVQRTSRTNNSFYIVYQLKTSSGTYRVFTKFSQISGETQIAELRIE, encoded by the coding sequence ATGGAAGCTTTTAAATCGAACAATGCGAAAGCGATTTCGAACTATTTTGGTTCGAATGTTTCTTTGTCGATTAAGAGTGATGGTGGCTATTACTCAAAATTTCAGGCCGAGATGCTATTAAGCGATTTTTTTCAAAGCAATAAGACTTCGGAGATTAAGCAAGTGCAACGGACTTCGCGAACGAATAACAGTTTTTATATCGTTTACCAATTAAAAACATCGTCCGGTACATACCGGGTTTTTACAAAGTTTAGCCAAATCTCGGGAGAGACTCAAATCGCTGAACTTAGAATTGAATAA